A window of Nicotiana tabacum cultivar K326 chromosome 24, ASM71507v2, whole genome shotgun sequence contains these coding sequences:
- the LOC107791824 gene encoding protein VAPYRIN codes for MDRLLSLEPTNLVTIRFEPGQKCSGELTLRNVMYTMPVAFRLQPVNKTRYSIRPQSGIISPLTTITLEIIYHLPPNTTLPNSFPHSDDSFLLHSVVAPGAAINKNPSSTLDMVPSDWFTTKKKQVFIDSAIKIMFVGSPVLCYLVKKGYMDEIREVLEKSDPNWKPVDSVDFEGQTLLHLAISQSRPDLVQLLLEFGPNIEAHSRSCSSPLETAAATGESLIVELLLAKKASTEKTEFSASGPIHLAAGNGHLEVLKLLLLKGANVNSLTKDGNTALHLSVEERRRDCARLLLANGARADVRNAKNGDTPLHIAAGSGDEQMVRVLLQKGAEKNIRNNYGKTAYDVAAEYGHNKLFDALRLGDSLCVAARKGEVRTIQRLLENGASINGRDQHGWTALHRACFKGRIEAVKALIDNGIDVNARDEDGYSALHCAVESGHVDIAELLIKKGADIESRTSKGITALQIAESLHYSGLTRVLMQGATKEQVGAMETNFVKSSGKMAVKDVEIGNVKKRSVNKSSRVRRSSFDRTVPLAVV; via the exons ATGGATCGACTATTAAGCTTAGAACCAACAAATCTGGTGACGATAAGATTTGAACCAGGTCAGAAGTGTTCAGGGGAGTTAACTCTCCGGAACGTTATGTACACCATGCCAGTGGCTTTCCGACTACAGCCAGTGAACAAGACACGTTACTCGATCCGTCCTCAATCGGGTATCATCTCTCCATTAACCACAATCACCTTAGAGATCATTTACCATCTCCCTCCAAACACAACTCTCCCTAACTCTTTCCCTCATTCTGATGATTCATTCCTCTTACATAGTGTTGTTGCCCCAGGAGCTGCTATTAATAAGAACCCTTCTTCCACCTTAGACATGGTCCCAAGTGATTGGTTCACCACTAAGAAAAAACAAGTATTTATTGATAGTGCTATTAAAATCATGTTTGTTGGTTCACCTGTATTATGTTATCTAGTAAAAAAAGGTTACATGGATGAAATTAGGGAAGTATTAGAAAAAAGTGACCCTAATTGGAAACCAGTTGATTCAGTTGACTTTGAAGGTCAAACTTTACTTCACTTAGCCATTTCACAAAGCAGGCCTGATCTTGTACAATTACTACTTGAATTTGGGCCTAATATTGAGGCCCATAGCAGATCATGTTCAAGCCCACTTgaaacagcagcagcaacaggagAATCACTAATTGTTGAACTCTTATTAGCTAAAAAAGCTAGCACTGAAAAAACAGAGTTCTCTGCTTCTGGTCCAATACATTTAGCTGCAGGTAATGGCCATTTGGAAGTACTAAAACTGCTTCTACTCAAAGGTGCTAATGTGAATTCTTTAACAAAAGACGGGAATACGGCTTTACACCTCTCTGTTGAAGAACGAAGGAGGGATTGTGCGCGTCTTTTGTTGGCGAATGGTGCTAGAGCTGATGTACGAAATGCTAAGAATGGTGACACGCCTTTGCATATTGCTGCTGGTTCGGGAGATGAACAGATGGTTAGAGTTTTGCTTCAAAAGGGAGCTGAGAAGAATATACGTAACAACTATGGCAAAACGGCTTATGATGTTGCAGCTGAATATGGCCATAACAAGCTTTTTGACGCCCTCCGTTTAG GTGACAGTCTATGTGTGGCGGCTAGAAAAGGCGAAGTAAGAACCATACAAAGGTTGCTAGAGAATGGAGCTAGCATCAATGGACGTGACCAACACGGTTGGACTGCATTGCACAGGGCATGTTTCAAAGGAAGAATAGAAGCTGTAAAGGCATTAATAGACAATGGAATTGATGTAAATGCAAGGGATGAAGATGGATACAGTGCCTTGCATTGTGCAGTGGAATCTGGCCACGTTGATATAGCCGAGTTGCTAATTAAAAAAGGCGCAGATATTGAGTCAAGAACTAGTAAAGGGATTACTGCATTGCAAATTGCAGAGTCATTGCATTATTCTGGTCTCACTAGGGTACTAATGCAAGGTGCAACCAAAGAACAAGTTGGGGCAATGGAGACAAATTTTGTGAAATCGTCTGGGAAAATGGCTGTTAAAGATGTAGAAATTGGGAATGTCAAGAAAAGATCTGTTAATAAATCATCAAGAGTTCGGAGGAGCAGCTTTGATAGGACTGTTCCATTGGCTGTTGTGTGA